One Silene latifolia isolate original U9 population chromosome 4, ASM4854445v1, whole genome shotgun sequence DNA segment encodes these proteins:
- the LOC141652309 gene encoding abscisic acid receptor PYL4-like: MPKSSVLLQRINPHHQTTIHHRTPKQCTPPAPPHPTPTLIDDDDETFDIPDDIVRYHTQPINPNQSSSIIIKHINAPIDTVWSILRRFDAPHLYKHFLRSCHLIYGDGHVGTLRRVQVVSGLPAASSDERLDILDDRRRIISFSVVGGDHRLSNYRSVTSLHLAEEGRTVVLESYVVDTPPGNTKEETCVFVDTIVRCNLQSLAQIAENSVKRDKNLEICGKN, translated from the coding sequence atgccAAAATCATCAGTCTTACTCCAACGAATAAACCCCCACCACCAAACCACCATACACCACCGCACCCCTAAACAATGCACACCACCGGCACCACCCCACCCAACTCCAACCCTGATCGACGACGACGACGAAACCTTTGACATCCCAGACGACATTGTACGATACCACACCCAACCTATCAACCCAAACCAATCCTCTTCCATAATAATCAAACACATCAACGCTCCCATCGACACCGTCTGGTCCATTCTTCGTCGTTTCGACGCTCCTCACCTTTACAAACACTTCCTCCGCAGCTGCCACCTCATTTACGGCGACGGCCACGTCGGTACTCTCCGTCGTGTCCAAGTTGTCTCCGGCCTCCCTGCCGCTTCCTCCGATGAacgccttgatatcctcgacgaCCGTCGCCGAATCATCTCCTTCTCCGTTGTTGGCGGGGACCACCGACTTTCCAATTACAGATCGGTCACCTCACTCCACTTAGCCGAAGAGGGCAGGACGGTGGTTTTGGAGTCGTACGTTGTCGATACACCGCCGGGGAATACTAAGGAGGAGACTTGTGTGTTTGTTGATACGATTGTTAGGTGTAATCTTCAGTCTTTAGCTCAGATTGCTGAGAATTCTGTTAAAAGAGACAAAAATTTAGAGATTTGTGGTAAAAACTAA